One genomic segment of Novisyntrophococcus fermenticellae includes these proteins:
- a CDS encoding FAD-dependent oxidoreductase, which translates to MGEKIAIIGGGLTGCEIAYELVLQGKKPYIVEMLDDIVKVMGVSAANSNMLRELIRYHKIPVYLESSLVEIADKSIIIKTAEGTKTIEADSVITSIGYNPDVSLVSEDNEHIHIIEDAKRLEI; encoded by the coding sequence GTGGGAGAAAAGATTGCCATTATTGGTGGTGGTCTTACCGGATGTGAAATAGCCTATGAACTTGTACTTCAGGGAAAGAAACCATATATCGTTGAAATGCTGGATGATATTGTTAAAGTAATGGGCGTAAGCGCAGCAAACTCTAATATGCTGAGAGAATTAATCAGATATCATAAAATACCGGTTTATTTAGAAAGCAGCTTAGTTGAAATCGCTGATAAAAGTATTATAATCAAAACTGCAGAGGGAACCAAAACAATCGAAGCAGATAGTGTGATTACTTCCATAGGTTATAATCCAGATGTCAGCTTAGTTAGTGAAGATAACGAACATATTCA
- a CDS encoding acyl-ACP--UDP-N- acetylglucosamine O-acyltransferase: MKYELIHEVYDLCNGRPDSEIEDIETDNLDTYLKGRISKASTYEREEREDDSVLYTVMTNGQKERYIFSPIN, encoded by the coding sequence ATGAAATATGAGTTGATTCACGAAGTCTATGATCTTTGCAACGGGCGTCCGGATTCGGAAATTGAAGACATTGAGACTGATAATCTTGATACGTATCTGAAAGGACGGATAAGCAAAGCCTCCACGTATGAGAGAGAAGAGAGGGAAGATGATTCAGTGCTCTATACGGTTATGACGAATGGGCAAAAAGAAAGATATATTTTTTCACCTATAAACTAA